One window of the Paenibacillus beijingensis genome contains the following:
- the preA gene encoding NAD-dependent dihydropyrimidine dehydrogenase subunit PreA: MADLKINLAGIESPNPFWLASAPPTNTGYQVQRAFEAGWGGAVWKTLGDPIINTSSRFAAVNFNGQRVAGFNNIELITDRPLEVNLKEIYETKKRFPNHAIIASLMVEPKREKWHEIVKRVEAIGVDGLELNFGCPHGMAERGMGAASGQQPDLVEMQTYWVKEVAQTPVIVKLTPNITDITVTARHAVKGGGDAISLINTINSLAGVDIHTWNTIPHVGGKGAHGGYCGPAVKPIALSMLAECARDSEVNVPISGIGGISTWQDVVEFLLMGATGIQVCTAAMHHGFRIVEEMIDGLNNYLDEKGLKSVTELTGKSVEKYSNWGDLDLNYRVVARINTDTCINCNKCHIACEDTSHQCIDMLTNEDGKNYLQVREDDCVGCNLCSIVCPVDGAIDMVELPSDQPPMTWNERQSAIAALNAQSTEVEVG, translated from the coding sequence ATGGCCGATTTAAAGATCAATCTTGCCGGAATTGAATCTCCCAATCCGTTTTGGCTGGCGTCGGCGCCGCCTACGAATACGGGCTATCAGGTGCAGCGCGCATTCGAAGCGGGCTGGGGCGGAGCGGTTTGGAAGACGCTTGGGGATCCGATCATCAATACGTCCTCCCGATTTGCAGCCGTCAATTTCAACGGCCAGCGCGTAGCGGGCTTCAACAACATCGAGCTCATTACCGATCGTCCGCTCGAAGTGAACTTGAAGGAAATCTATGAAACGAAAAAGAGATTCCCGAACCATGCGATTATTGCCTCCCTTATGGTCGAGCCGAAACGTGAAAAATGGCACGAAATCGTCAAACGGGTAGAGGCGATCGGCGTCGACGGACTGGAGCTCAACTTCGGCTGTCCGCACGGGATGGCGGAACGCGGAATGGGCGCGGCATCCGGCCAGCAGCCCGACCTGGTGGAAATGCAAACGTACTGGGTTAAAGAAGTGGCGCAAACGCCGGTTATCGTCAAGCTGACCCCAAACATTACCGATATCACCGTAACGGCGCGCCATGCCGTCAAAGGCGGCGGCGACGCGATCAGCCTGATCAATACGATCAACAGCCTTGCCGGCGTCGACATCCATACGTGGAATACGATTCCGCACGTTGGCGGCAAAGGCGCCCATGGCGGTTATTGCGGCCCGGCCGTGAAGCCGATTGCCCTCAGCATGCTGGCCGAATGCGCCCGCGATTCGGAAGTAAACGTTCCGATTTCCGGTATCGGCGGCATCTCGACGTGGCAGGATGTCGTGGAGTTTTTGCTGATGGGCGCAACTGGCATTCAGGTTTGTACGGCCGCGATGCACCACGGCTTCCGGATCGTCGAGGAAATGATTGACGGATTGAACAACTATCTCGACGAGAAAGGGCTTAAATCCGTCACGGAGCTGACCGGCAAAAGCGTCGAGAAATATTCGAACTGGGGGGACCTCGACCTCAACTACAGAGTTGTGGCGCGGATTAATACAGACACGTGCATTAACTGCAACAAGTGTCATATCGCCTGCGAAGACACTTCCCACCAATGTATCGATATGCTTACGAACGAAGACGGCAAAAATTATTTGCAGGTTCGGGAAGACGACTGCGTAGGCTGCAACCTCTGTTCGATCGTATGCCCGGTTGACGGCGCGATCGACATGGTGGAGCTGCCGAGCGATCAGCCGCCGATGACCTGGAATGAAAGACAGAGCGCAATTGCCGCGCTGAACGCGCAATCCACTGAGGTGGAGGTGGGCTAA
- a CDS encoding NAD(P)-dependent oxidoreductase produces the protein MDNQFRLGTLAPEKLQQNFAEVQPGLTPKAAMEESNRCLYCYDAPCIKACPTSINIPSFIKRIATGNVKGAAKTIMESNPVGASCARVCPTEELCEGACVLNDASEPIAIGLLQRYATDWAMESGKPLFEPGPSNGKKVAVIGAGPAGLSAARELARDGFAVKVYDSKPLAGGLNTHGIVSFRLPQSVALWEAEQVANLGVDIQTGITVGKDISAEQLISDNDAVVLAAGMGNVPSLGIEGENLSGVYDAIQFVESTKTMANAASIKLSGARVAVIGAGNTAIDAATCSVRLGADNVKIVYRRTKDEMTAYDFEYDFAKQDGVEFSWLTAPKRIIGDSEGKVTHLECVRMVLSGNGGKDGRPVPVPVEGSEFLMPVDAVILAIGQTRHNALIEAFGLRHDRGVVIVDDVTKQTSDPKVYAAGDIVFGAGGGEAMVVSAAEQGKQAAKAIIGKFAPQNHVII, from the coding sequence ATGGACAATCAATTTCGTTTAGGAACGCTTGCGCCGGAAAAGCTTCAACAAAATTTTGCCGAGGTGCAGCCGGGGCTGACGCCGAAAGCGGCGATGGAAGAGTCGAACCGGTGTTTATACTGCTATGACGCCCCCTGCATCAAAGCTTGCCCGACGAGCATTAATATCCCTTCTTTTATTAAACGAATCGCAACCGGGAACGTGAAAGGCGCCGCGAAGACGATTATGGAATCCAATCCGGTCGGCGCAAGCTGCGCGCGCGTTTGTCCGACGGAGGAGCTGTGCGAAGGGGCGTGCGTGCTGAACGACGCTTCGGAGCCGATCGCAATCGGCCTGCTGCAGCGCTATGCAACCGACTGGGCGATGGAAAGCGGCAAGCCGCTGTTTGAACCGGGACCGTCCAACGGGAAAAAGGTAGCCGTCATCGGCGCCGGTCCGGCCGGGCTGTCTGCGGCCCGAGAGCTCGCGCGGGACGGCTTTGCGGTGAAGGTATACGACTCCAAGCCGCTTGCGGGCGGTTTGAACACGCACGGCATCGTCTCTTTCCGTCTTCCGCAATCGGTAGCGCTTTGGGAAGCGGAGCAGGTAGCGAATCTCGGCGTCGACATCCAGACGGGAATTACGGTCGGCAAAGACATTTCCGCCGAGCAGCTTATTAGCGACAACGATGCCGTCGTATTGGCGGCCGGCATGGGCAATGTGCCTTCGCTTGGCATTGAAGGCGAAAACCTTTCCGGCGTGTACGACGCGATCCAGTTCGTCGAGAGCACCAAGACGATGGCGAATGCGGCTTCCATTAAGCTGAGTGGAGCGCGGGTAGCTGTTATCGGTGCCGGCAATACCGCCATCGACGCCGCTACCTGCTCGGTGCGGCTCGGTGCGGACAACGTCAAGATCGTTTACAGACGGACGAAGGACGAGATGACGGCTTACGATTTCGAGTACGATTTCGCCAAGCAGGACGGAGTGGAATTCAGCTGGCTGACGGCACCGAAGCGTATTATCGGCGACAGCGAAGGCAAAGTTACGCATCTGGAATGCGTGCGCATGGTATTGTCCGGTAATGGGGGCAAGGATGGAAGACCTGTCCCGGTTCCGGTCGAAGGCTCCGAGTTTCTGATGCCGGTCGACGCGGTCATTTTGGCGATCGGACAGACACGGCACAACGCCTTGATCGAAGCGTTCGGGCTCCGGCATGACCGGGGTGTCGTTATCGTGGATGACGTTACGAAGCAAACGTCGGATCCGAAAGTATATGCGGCGGGCGATATTGTATTTGGCGCCGGAGGCGGGGAAGCGATGGTCGTATCGGCGGCCGAGCAAGGAAAGCAGGCGGCGAAAGCGATTATCGGGAAGTTTGCTCCGCAAAATCACGTCATCATCTGA
- the ald gene encoding alanine dehydrogenase: MKIGVPKEIKNNENRVGMTPAGVTALKANGHEVLIEAGAGLGSGFTDEAYAGAGATIVSTAKEAWSGDMVVKVKEPLAEEYGFFRENLVLFTYLHLAPEPELTKALVDSKVVGIAYETIQLENGSLPLLAPMSEVAGRMSVQLGAQFLQKTEGGKGVLLGGIPGVAPAEVVIVGGGIVGTNAAKIAIGMGASVTLLDINPDRLRQLDDMFQGRLKTLMSNAYNLQEAVAKSDLLIGAVLIPGARAPRLVTKEMVQGMKPGSVIVDVAIDQGGSIETVDRITTHSNPTYEKYGVVHYAVANIPGAVARTSTVGLTNVTLPYALQIADYGYQQAALRNKALAKGINTVNGKVTYKPVAGAHGYVYTPVETVLENSIPV; this comes from the coding sequence ATGAAAATCGGAGTTCCGAAGGAAATCAAAAACAATGAAAACCGTGTGGGGATGACCCCGGCCGGTGTGACGGCGCTCAAAGCGAACGGGCACGAGGTGCTGATCGAGGCCGGGGCGGGCCTCGGCAGCGGATTTACGGACGAGGCTTACGCGGGGGCGGGCGCGACGATCGTATCGACCGCGAAGGAAGCGTGGTCCGGCGATATGGTCGTGAAAGTGAAGGAGCCGCTGGCGGAGGAGTACGGCTTTTTCCGGGAAAATCTCGTGTTGTTCACTTACTTGCATCTGGCTCCCGAGCCGGAACTGACGAAAGCGCTGGTGGACAGCAAAGTCGTCGGAATCGCCTATGAGACGATTCAGCTCGAGAACGGGTCGCTGCCGCTGCTGGCGCCGATGAGCGAGGTTGCCGGCCGGATGTCGGTGCAGCTGGGCGCGCAATTTTTGCAAAAAACGGAGGGCGGCAAAGGGGTGCTGCTTGGCGGCATTCCGGGCGTCGCTCCTGCCGAGGTTGTCATCGTCGGCGGCGGGATCGTCGGTACGAACGCGGCGAAAATCGCCATCGGCATGGGTGCGAGCGTGACGCTGCTCGATATTAACCCGGATCGACTGCGCCAGCTGGACGATATGTTCCAAGGACGGCTGAAGACGTTAATGTCCAACGCCTACAACCTGCAGGAAGCGGTAGCCAAGTCCGATCTGCTGATCGGCGCCGTTCTCATTCCGGGAGCCCGCGCTCCGCGCCTTGTGACCAAAGAAATGGTGCAGGGGATGAAGCCGGGATCGGTCATCGTCGACGTGGCGATCGATCAGGGCGGTTCTATTGAAACAGTCGACCGCATTACGACCCATTCGAATCCGACCTATGAAAAATACGGTGTCGTTCACTATGCCGTAGCGAACATCCCCGGTGCCGTCGCGCGCACCTCTACCGTCGGGCTCACGAACGTCACGCTGCCTTATGCGCTGCAAATCGCCGATTACGGCTATCAACAGGCCGCTCTCCGCAACAAGGCGCTCGCAAAAGGAATTAACACCGTTAACGGAAAAGTGACCTATAAGCCGGTCGCGGGCGCGCACGGTTATGTCTATACGCCGGTTGAAACGGTACTGGAAAATTCGATTCCCGTTTAA
- a CDS encoding CoA-acylating methylmalonate-semialdehyde dehydrogenase, whose amino-acid sequence MGMITGVQILKNYIGGRWLETHSGKHEAVVNPATEELLAYVPLSDRNELNQAVAAAKKAFGSWSKTPVPKRARLLFKYQQLLVEHWEELAQIITTENGKSYDEAYGEVQRGIECVEFAAGAPTLMMGRQLPDIASNLESGMYRYPLGVIGGISPFNFPMMVPCWMFPLAIACGNTFVLKPSERTPLLANKLAELFTAAGLPPGVLNLVHGSHEVVNGLLEHPDVKAISFVGSEPVARHVYTTAAAHGKRVQALAGAKNHSIVMPDADLDLTVQQIINAAYGSAGERCMAASVVVAVGDVAQPLISRLAQAADDITIGNGMDKGVFLGPVIRDAHKSRTVKYIETGVNEGAHLVRDGRNDAKFSEEGYYVGPTLFDHVTTGMTIWKDEIFAPVLSVVRAASLDEAIEVANRSEYANGACIFTQNGSHVRTFRDNIDAGMLGVNLGVPAPMAFFPFSGSKKSFYGDLHANGPDGVEFYTRKKMVTARW is encoded by the coding sequence ATGGGCATGATAACAGGTGTGCAAATTTTGAAAAACTACATCGGCGGCCGCTGGCTGGAAACGCACTCCGGCAAGCATGAGGCGGTCGTCAATCCGGCGACGGAAGAACTGCTGGCCTACGTGCCGCTATCCGACCGGAATGAGCTGAATCAGGCGGTCGCCGCCGCCAAGAAAGCGTTTGGAAGCTGGTCGAAGACGCCGGTGCCGAAGCGGGCGCGCCTGCTGTTCAAATATCAGCAGCTGCTGGTCGAGCATTGGGAAGAGCTGGCGCAAATCATAACGACGGAGAACGGCAAGAGCTACGACGAGGCGTACGGCGAAGTGCAGCGCGGAATCGAATGCGTCGAGTTCGCCGCCGGGGCGCCGACCTTGATGATGGGCAGGCAGCTGCCGGATATTGCATCAAACCTCGAATCGGGCATGTACCGCTATCCGCTCGGCGTCATCGGCGGCATCTCGCCGTTCAACTTTCCGATGATGGTTCCGTGCTGGATGTTCCCGCTCGCGATCGCATGCGGCAATACGTTTGTGCTGAAGCCGTCCGAGCGGACGCCGCTGCTTGCGAACAAGCTCGCCGAGCTGTTTACGGCAGCGGGACTGCCGCCCGGCGTGCTTAATCTGGTGCACGGCTCGCACGAGGTGGTGAACGGGCTGCTGGAGCATCCGGACGTCAAAGCGATTTCGTTCGTCGGTTCCGAGCCGGTTGCGAGACACGTGTACACGACCGCGGCGGCACACGGCAAACGCGTCCAGGCGCTGGCCGGCGCGAAGAACCACTCCATCGTCATGCCGGATGCCGATTTGGATCTGACCGTTCAGCAGATCATCAACGCTGCATACGGCTCCGCCGGCGAGCGGTGCATGGCGGCGTCGGTCGTGGTGGCGGTTGGCGACGTTGCGCAGCCGCTTATCAGCCGGCTCGCGCAGGCTGCCGACGACATTACGATCGGCAACGGAATGGACAAAGGCGTTTTCCTCGGACCGGTCATCCGCGATGCGCACAAGTCGCGAACGGTAAAGTATATCGAGACGGGCGTAAATGAAGGGGCTCACCTGGTGCGTGATGGCCGCAACGATGCTAAATTTTCGGAAGAAGGCTATTACGTCGGTCCGACGCTGTTCGACCACGTGACGACCGGGATGACGATCTGGAAAGACGAGATTTTTGCGCCGGTACTGTCGGTCGTTCGTGCGGCTTCGCTCGACGAAGCGATCGAGGTGGCCAACCGGTCGGAATACGCGAACGGGGCGTGTATTTTTACGCAAAACGGCAGCCATGTGAGAACGTTCCGCGACAATATCGATGCCGGCATGCTCGGCGTTAATCTCGGGGTTCCCGCGCCGATGGCGTTTTTCCCGTTCTCAGGCTCCAAAAAATCGTTTTACGGCGACCTGCATGCGAACGGACCGGACGGCGTCGAGTTTTACACGCGCAAAAAGATGGTCACCGCCCGCTGGTAA
- a CDS encoding aspartate aminotransferase family protein translates to MSEKMTGTSEAGSGVEWDKETLLEKDRQYLWHHITPHNPNPMIGVSGEGSWLTDIDGNRYFDGMSGLWCVNVGHGREEIAQAAAEQMKTLAYFPPYHSHVPGIRLAEKVNEWLEGGYRIFFSNSGSDANEVAFKIARQYHHQNGEPTRFKFISRHRAYHGNSMGALGATGQANRKTKYEPLGTGFQHIAPPYCYRCPFGQKEGDCRMQCAEAYEDVINWEGAETVAAVIMEPVITGGGVIVPPENYMKRVREICDKYGVLMIVDEVICGFGRSGQRFGHQNFGVRPDIVTMAKGITSAYSPLSATAVREDMYEVFKKGGDSHFRHVNTFGGNPASCAVALKNIEILEREQLVERSASLGESLRGKLEALKDHPLVGDIRTFGLIAGIELVEDKQSKAPAAPDKLAHVISECKKRGLLIGKNGDTVPGFNNVLTLSPPFVTTEEELDFIVLTLGEALAGLLVPAEGA, encoded by the coding sequence ATGAGCGAAAAAATGACAGGTACGTCCGAAGCTGGCAGCGGGGTGGAATGGGATAAAGAAACGCTGCTCGAAAAAGACCGGCAATATTTGTGGCATCATATTACGCCGCACAATCCGAATCCGATGATCGGCGTATCGGGCGAAGGAAGCTGGCTTACCGATATCGACGGCAACCGCTATTTCGACGGCATGTCGGGTCTGTGGTGCGTCAACGTCGGCCACGGCCGGGAAGAGATCGCGCAGGCGGCGGCGGAGCAGATGAAGACGCTCGCTTATTTTCCGCCGTATCACAGCCACGTGCCGGGAATCCGGCTGGCGGAGAAGGTGAACGAGTGGCTGGAAGGCGGTTACCGCATCTTTTTCTCCAATTCCGGCTCCGACGCCAATGAGGTCGCATTCAAAATCGCCCGCCAATACCATCACCAGAACGGCGAGCCGACCCGCTTCAAATTCATCTCCCGCCACCGGGCTTATCACGGCAATTCCATGGGAGCTCTGGGCGCCACGGGCCAGGCCAACCGCAAAACGAAGTACGAGCCGCTGGGCACCGGCTTTCAGCATATCGCGCCCCCGTACTGTTACCGCTGCCCGTTCGGGCAGAAGGAAGGCGACTGCCGGATGCAGTGCGCCGAGGCGTACGAGGACGTCATCAACTGGGAAGGAGCGGAGACGGTCGCCGCGGTCATCATGGAGCCGGTTATTACGGGGGGCGGCGTCATTGTCCCGCCGGAAAATTACATGAAGCGCGTCCGCGAAATTTGCGACAAATACGGTGTTCTGATGATCGTCGATGAAGTAATCTGCGGCTTCGGACGCTCCGGGCAGCGGTTCGGGCATCAAAATTTCGGCGTGAGGCCGGATATCGTCACGATGGCCAAAGGCATCACGAGCGCATACTCCCCTCTGTCGGCGACGGCGGTCCGCGAAGATATGTACGAGGTGTTCAAAAAAGGCGGCGATTCGCATTTCCGTCACGTCAACACGTTCGGCGGCAATCCGGCATCGTGTGCCGTTGCGCTGAAAAACATCGAGATTTTGGAGCGGGAGCAGCTTGTGGAGCGCTCGGCAAGCCTGGGCGAAAGTTTGCGCGGCAAGCTTGAAGCGCTCAAGGATCATCCGCTCGTGGGCGACATCCGCACGTTCGGACTGATTGCCGGCATCGAGCTGGTGGAAGACAAACAAAGCAAAGCGCCCGCAGCGCCGGACAAACTGGCGCATGTCATTTCCGAGTGCAAAAAGCGCGGCCTGCTGATCGGCAAAAACGGGGACACCGTTCCCGGGTTCAACAACGTTTTGACGCTGAGTCCTCCATTCGTTACGACGGAAGAAGAGCTCGATTTTATCGTCCTCACGCTTGGGGAGGCGTTAGCCGGACTGCTGGTCCCGGCAGAAGGGGCGTAA
- a CDS encoding PucR family transcriptional regulator, translating into MEIEQQLSVKDILQRPLFLEAKLVAGAGGMNRKVGWIHILELSTANPFTNKNDLVLTTGLGFHKYAEDRLTYLQKLIDQQATGLCIEMGPYFPAVPDDMTELANRNNFPIIIFENPVRFVDITQDIHALLINRQYNILKDLESFSRKLQQLTLESTNIQSILRLLHEHTSSQIFHFSLIEKHLFAPPLSPKQGQDLIAQYRAKLESNSSYSLESSNMSLNDGSVILSQPVICLGQTLSYVGIVLKDQLPSEYTILLLDHACKAVAHILLRKLFLEQKTSENHTQLINDILQQRVLKEEDALARIGLRPLSGGRYLFIAGTFEIEHKLMIDEDGEIEARNQDILVLLRSLLSKNGVYSLLLARNNQIYVLGVRESYAETVQPDVLKEPLKKLLEALEHSIQQKSWSNTRVLTGFGCVKTKLTEVYYSFKEASDALSISRTLAHKSVVHFYEELGIYRIFKEMSDERTLASFVEFHLGAVLEYDKENKSNLLKTLDHLLSSMGSKQETAEKLFIHRQTLYHRLEKLEELLGEDYLQPEKRICLEVAMRAHELSGNPA; encoded by the coding sequence ATGGAAATCGAACAGCAGCTCTCCGTGAAAGACATTTTGCAGCGTCCTTTGTTTCTCGAAGCGAAGCTTGTTGCCGGAGCAGGCGGCATGAACCGCAAAGTCGGCTGGATTCATATTTTGGAACTTTCGACCGCCAACCCGTTTACGAACAAAAACGACCTCGTACTGACAACGGGGCTTGGCTTTCATAAATATGCGGAGGATCGGCTGACCTATTTGCAAAAATTGATCGATCAGCAAGCGACGGGGCTCTGTATCGAGATGGGACCTTACTTCCCCGCCGTTCCGGACGACATGACGGAATTGGCGAACCGCAACAACTTCCCCATTATCATATTCGAAAACCCGGTCCGTTTTGTCGATATTACCCAGGATATCCACGCACTGCTTATCAACAGGCAATACAATATTTTAAAAGATCTGGAATCGTTCTCGCGCAAGCTGCAGCAGTTAACGCTGGAATCGACTAACATTCAATCCATATTACGTCTGCTGCATGAGCATACTTCCTCGCAAATATTCCATTTTTCGTTAATCGAGAAGCATTTGTTCGCTCCTCCCCTGTCCCCTAAACAAGGACAAGATTTGATTGCCCAATACCGGGCCAAGCTGGAAAGCAACTCTTCTTATTCGCTGGAAAGCTCGAACATGAGTTTAAATGACGGATCGGTCATTCTATCGCAGCCCGTCATCTGTTTGGGGCAAACGCTCTCCTACGTCGGGATTGTGCTGAAAGATCAATTGCCTTCGGAATATACGATTCTGCTGCTCGATCACGCCTGCAAGGCGGTGGCGCACATTCTGCTGCGAAAGCTGTTTCTGGAGCAAAAAACGTCCGAAAACCATACTCAGCTCATCAACGACATTCTTCAGCAGAGGGTCCTGAAGGAAGAAGACGCGCTCGCCCGGATCGGACTGCGCCCCTTAAGCGGCGGCCGTTATTTATTCATCGCGGGAACCTTCGAAATCGAGCATAAGCTGATGATCGACGAGGACGGGGAAATTGAAGCGAGAAATCAGGACATTCTCGTGCTGCTGCGCTCCCTGCTGTCCAAAAACGGCGTGTACAGCCTGCTGCTCGCCCGCAATAACCAAATTTATGTACTCGGCGTCCGCGAGTCGTATGCCGAGACGGTCCAGCCCGATGTGCTTAAGGAGCCTTTGAAAAAACTGCTCGAGGCGCTGGAGCATTCCATTCAGCAAAAATCGTGGAGCAATACGAGGGTATTGACGGGATTCGGCTGCGTAAAGACGAAGCTGACGGAAGTTTATTACAGCTTTAAGGAAGCATCCGACGCGCTGTCCATCTCCCGCACGCTCGCTCACAAATCGGTCGTTCACTTTTACGAGGAGCTCGGCATTTACCGGATCTTTAAGGAGATGAGCGACGAGCGGACGCTTGCATCGTTTGTGGAATTCCATCTTGGAGCCGTACTGGAGTACGATAAGGAAAATAAATCCAATTTGCTGAAAACGCTCGATCATTTGCTGTCCAGCATGGGCTCGAAGCAGGAAACGGCGGAGAAGCTGTTTATTCACCGGCAGACGCTCTATCACCGGCTGGAGAAGCTGGAGGAGCTGCTGGGGGAAGATTATTTGCAGCCGGAGAAACGGATTTGCCTGGAGGTTGCGATGCGCGCCCACGAGCTTTCCGGAAATCCGGCCTAA
- a CDS encoding pyrimidine/purine nucleoside phosphorylase, whose product MSQFENVTAVKKANIYFDGKVTSRTVLFPDGTKKTLGIMLPGEYEFGTDAKEIMEILAGDLKVLLPGETEWLHIVGEGEFTVPANSKFKLQIDAVTDYCCSYIAE is encoded by the coding sequence ATGTCTCAATTCGAAAATGTGACGGCCGTCAAAAAGGCCAATATTTATTTTGACGGCAAAGTGACGAGCCGCACGGTGCTCTTTCCCGACGGCACGAAAAAAACGCTCGGCATTATGCTGCCGGGCGAATATGAATTCGGCACCGATGCCAAAGAAATTATGGAAATTCTCGCCGGCGACCTGAAAGTTCTGCTGCCGGGGGAAACGGAGTGGCTGCACATCGTGGGAGAAGGGGAGTTTACCGTTCCCGCGAATTCCAAGTTCAAGCTGCAAATCGACGCCGTTACGGACTACTGCTGCTCTTACATTGCCGAGTAA
- the tkt gene encoding transketolase, producing MSVTQQTIDQLSVTTIRTLSIDAIEKAKSGHPGMPMGAAPMGYQLFAKDMVHNPSNPTWINRDRFVLSAGHGSMLLYSLLHLSGYDLPLEEIKQFRQWGSKTPGHPEFGHTAGVDATTGPLGQGIGMAVGMALAEAHLAATYNKEGYNVIDHYTYAICGDGDLSEGISNESASMAGHLQLGKLIMLYDSNDISLDGELNLSFSENVQKRFEAYGWQVLRVEDGNDLPALASAIQQAKAEKNKPTLIEVKTVIGYGSPNKGGKGGHAGPHGSPLGVEETLLTKQFYEWVSEEPFHVPDEVRVNFAAVKQKGEKANAEWNDMFAAYKQANPELAQQFELAVKGELPQGWDKDLPVYSTEDKPVSTRVASGNALNGLAKNVPALIGGSADLESSTMTHLKNIPTFHATDYSGRNVYYGIREFGMAAAMNGMSLHGGVKPFGGTFFVFTDYLRPAVRLAALMGLPVTYVLTHDSIAVGEDGPTHEPIEQLASIRVIPNLTVIRPADGNETSAAWAYTTENTKNPVALVLTRQNLPILEGTADKAREGIKRGAYVVADAADGKAQAQIIATGSEVQLAVQAQKALAEEGIAVRVISMPSWDLFDKQDQAYKDSVLLPDVKARLAVEMAHPFGWDRFVGDKGAVLGINTFGASAPGDRVIKEYGFTVENVVAKVKALL from the coding sequence ATGTCAGTTACGCAACAAACGATTGACCAGCTTTCCGTCACGACCATCCGTACGCTCAGCATCGATGCGATCGAAAAGGCAAAATCGGGCCACCCGGGCATGCCGATGGGTGCCGCGCCGATGGGCTACCAGCTTTTTGCAAAAGATATGGTTCATAACCCGTCCAATCCGACGTGGATCAACCGTGACCGGTTCGTTCTGTCTGCGGGACACGGCTCCATGCTCCTTTACAGCCTGCTTCATCTGTCGGGCTACGATCTGCCGCTCGAGGAAATCAAGCAGTTCCGTCAATGGGGCTCCAAAACTCCGGGACATCCGGAATTCGGCCATACGGCGGGCGTTGACGCAACGACCGGTCCGCTCGGTCAAGGGATCGGCATGGCAGTCGGTATGGCACTTGCCGAAGCTCACCTTGCTGCGACATATAACAAAGAAGGCTACAACGTTATCGATCACTATACGTACGCGATTTGCGGCGACGGCGACCTGTCGGAGGGCATTTCGAACGAATCGGCTTCCATGGCCGGCCATCTGCAGCTCGGCAAGCTGATTATGCTGTACGATTCCAACGATATTTCGCTTGACGGCGAACTGAATCTGTCCTTCTCGGAAAACGTGCAGAAACGTTTCGAAGCTTACGGCTGGCAAGTGCTGCGCGTCGAGGACGGCAACGACCTGCCCGCGCTGGCAAGCGCCATTCAGCAAGCGAAAGCCGAGAAAAACAAACCGACCCTGATCGAAGTCAAAACGGTCATCGGTTACGGCAGCCCGAACAAAGGCGGCAAAGGCGGCCATGCAGGCCCTCACGGATCTCCGCTTGGCGTTGAAGAAACACTGCTCACGAAACAGTTCTACGAGTGGGTATCCGAAGAGCCGTTCCACGTGCCGGATGAAGTGCGCGTGAACTTTGCCGCTGTGAAGCAAAAAGGCGAGAAAGCGAACGCGGAATGGAACGACATGTTCGCCGCTTACAAACAAGCGAATCCGGAGCTTGCTCAGCAGTTCGAGCTGGCTGTCAAAGGCGAGCTGCCGCAAGGCTGGGATAAAGATCTGCCGGTATACTCCACGGAGGACAAACCGGTATCGACCCGCGTCGCTTCCGGCAACGCGCTGAACGGACTGGCGAAGAACGTTCCGGCTCTGATCGGCGGTTCTGCCGACCTGGAAAGTTCGACGATGACCCACCTGAAAAATATCCCGACCTTCCATGCGACGGATTACAGCGGACGGAACGTCTACTACGGTATCCGCGAATTCGGCATGGCGGCGGCGATGAACGGCATGAGCCTTCATGGCGGCGTGAAGCCGTTCGGCGGCACGTTCTTTGTCTTTACCGACTACCTGCGTCCTGCAGTCCGTTTGGCTGCTCTTATGGGTCTGCCGGTTACGTACGTACTGACGCATGACAGCATCGCGGTTGGCGAAGACGGCCCGACGCACGAACCGATCGAGCAGCTTGCTTCGATCCGCGTCATCCCGAACCTGACCGTTATCCGTCCGGCGGACGGCAATGAAACTTCGGCCGCTTGGGCATATACGACCGAAAACACGAAGAACCCGGTTGCGCTCGTGCTGACCCGTCAAAACCTGCCGATTCTCGAAGGCACGGCCGACAAAGCGCGCGAAGGCATTAAACGCGGCGCGTATGTTGTCGCCGACGCAGCCGACGGCAAAGCGCAGGCGCAAATTATTGCGACCGGCTCCGAAGTTCAGCTGGCAGTTCAGGCTCAAAAAGCGCTTGCAGAAGAAGGAATTGCGGTTCGCGTCATCAGCATGCCGAGCTGGGATCTGTTCGACAAGCAGGATCAGGCGTATAAAGATTCCGTTCTATTGCCGGACGTCAAAGCCCGCCTCGCCGTTGAAATGGCGCATCCGTTCGGATGGGACCGCTTCGTAGGCGATAAAGGCGCAGTACTCGGCATCAACACGTTCGGGGCATCCGCGCCTGGCGACCGCGTCATTAAGGAATACGGCTTCACGGTCGAAAATGTCGTGGCAAAAGTAAAAGCGCTGCTGTAA